A stretch of the Notamacropus eugenii isolate mMacEug1 chromosome 2, mMacEug1.pri_v2, whole genome shotgun sequence genome encodes the following:
- the KIF2C gene encoding kinesin-like protein KIF2C isoform X6 → MSAIAETQRLMAQENDMEVDPSSATNTRNQYTIPTGLPRAPRVGMAEIPLATVSEAAEEQTSSIRGSSAANPANSVRRKSCLVKEMEKMKTKREEKRAQNSEMRIKRAQEYDTSLPNWEFARMIKEFRATLDCQRLTMTDPIEEHRICVCVRKRPLNKQELAKKEFDVISVPSKRHLLVHEPKLKVDLTKYLENQAFHFDFAFDETASNEVVYRFTARPLVQTIFEGGKATCFAYGQTGSGKTHTMGGDFSGKSQNSSKGIYAFASRDVFMLKNQPRYKNLGLEVYVTFFEIYNGKLFDLLNKKAKLRVLEDGKQQVQVVGLQEHLVNSSDDVIRMIEMGSACRTSGQTFANASSSRSHACFQILLRAKGKLHGKFSLVDLAGNERGADTCSADRQTRMEGAEINKSLLALKECIRALGQNKSHTPFRESKLTQVLRDSFIGENSRTCMIAMISPGMSSCEYTLNTLRYADRVKELSPHNGGNGELQTQMETEGEELGSNSDSASHSHSLSKDEEELSSQMSSFQEAMTQIGELEEKAIEELKEIVQKLSNWVELLETTEQPDYDLETFVNKAQHATSESIKNFYSLQDVLRALRLAMQMEEQASLQMSSHKRPQ, encoded by the exons ATGTCTGCCATCGCAGAGACTCAGAGGCTCATGGCCCAGGAGAATGACATGGAAGTAGACCCCTCCTCGGCCACCAACACCAGGAACCAGTATACAATTCCCA CGGGTCTTCCTCGTGCCCCCCGTGTTGGCATGGCTGAGATCCCACTGGCTACTGTCAGTGAAGCTGCAGAAGAACAAACGTCTTCCATCCGAGGCAGCTCTGCTGCCAACCCAGCAAATTCAG TTCGAAGGAAGTCATGCctagtgaaggaaatggaaaaaatgaagacCAAACGAGAAGAAAAAAGAGCCCAGAACTCAGAAATGCGGATCAAGCGGGCACAG GAATACGACACTAGCCTGCCAAACTGGGAGTTTGCACGGATGATTAAGGAATTCCGAGCTACTCTGGACTGTCAGAGACTCACCATGACTGACCCT ATAGAGGAACATCGAATATGTGTCTGTGTTAGGAAGCGCCCTCTTAATAAGCAAG AATTGGCCAAGAAGGAGTTTGATGTGATCTCAGTTCCCAGCAAGCGCCACCTCCTAGTGCATGAACCCAAGCTGAAAGTGGACCTGACCAAGTACCTGGAGAACCAGGCTTTCCACTTCGATTTTGCCTTTGACGAAACAGCCTCCAATGAGGTTGTCTACAG GTTCACAGCCAGACCGTTGGTACAGACAATCTTTGAAGGAGGAAAGGCAACCTGCTTTGCATATGGCCAGACAGGCAGTGGCAAAACTCAT ACAATGGGCGGTGACTTCTCTGGGAAAAGCCAGAACTCATCCAAGGGCATCTACGCGTTTGCCT CAAGAGATGTCTTCATGCTAAAGAATCAGCCCCGATACAAAAACCTTGGCCTCGAAGTCTACGTGACCTTCTTTGAGATCTACAATGGCAAG CTCTTTGACCTTCTGAACAAGAAGGCCAAGCTTAGGGTACTAGAAGATGGCAAGCAGCAGGTGCAGGTGGTGGGGCTGCAGGAGCACCTGGTGAATTCTTCTGATGACGTCATCAGGATGATCGAGATGGGCAGCGCCTGCAG GACTTCAGGGCAGACATTTGCCAACGCCAGCTCTTCCCGATCCCATGCCTGCTTCCAGATCCTGCTCCGGGCCAAGGGGAAGCTGCATGGCAAGTTCTCCCTGGTGGATCTGGCTGGGAACGAGAGAGGGGCTGACACATGCAGTGCCGATCGGCAGACCCGCATGGAAGGGGCCGAGATCAATAAGAGTCTGCTAGCCTTGAAG GAGTGTATTCGGGCTCTGGGGCAGAATAAATCACACACACCATTTCGGGAAAGCAAGCTGACCCAGGTGCTCAGGGACTCCTTCATTGGGGAAAATTCCCGGACCTGCATG ATTGCCATGATCTCCCCAGGGATGAGCTCCTGTGAATATACTCTGAACACCTTGAGATATGCTGACAG GGTCAAAGAGCTGAGCCCTCACAACGGTGGGAATGGGGAACTGCAGACCCAGATGGAAACGGAGGGGGAAGAGCTTGGGTCCAACTCAGACAGTGCCAGTCACTCCCATAGT CTATCCAAGGATGAAGAGGAGCTGTCGTCCCAGATGTCCAGCTTCCAGGAGGCCATGACTCAGATTGGGGAGCTCGAGGAGAAGGCCATAGAGGAGCTCAAGGAGATCGTTCAG AAGTTGTCTAACTGGGTGGAGCTGCTGGAGACCACAGAGCAGCCAGACTATGACCTGGAGACCTTTGTGAACAAAGCTCAGCATGCTACCTCAGAGAGCATCAAGAACTTCTACAGCCTCCAAG ATGTCCTGCGTGCCCTGCGCCTGGCCATGCAGATGGAAGAGCAGGCCAGTCTGCAGATGAGCAGCCACAAACGACCTCAGTAA
- the KIF2C gene encoding kinesin-like protein KIF2C isoform X5, with the protein MFFIDFEDVAAINPELLQLSPLPVHSKDNLPLQENVTVQKQKRRSTLSKIPAPKEAPRGRSTRMSAIAETQRLMAQENDMEVDPSSATNTRNQYTIPTGLPRAPRVGMAEIPLATVSEAAEEQTSSIRGSSAANPANSVRRKSCLVKEMEKMKTKREEKRAQNSEMRIKRAQEYDTSLPNWEFARMIKEFRATLDCQRLTMTDPIEEHRICVCVRKRPLNKQELAKKEFDVISVPSKRHLLVHEPKLKVDLTKYLENQAFHFDFAFDETASNEVVYRFTARPLVQTIFEGGKATCFAYGQTGSGKTHTMGGDFSGKSQNSSKGIYAFASRDVFMLKNQPRYKNLGLEVYVTFFEIYNGKLFDLLNKKAKLRVLEDGKQQVQVVGLQEHLVNSSDDVIRMIEMGSACRTSGQTFANASSSRSHACFQILLRAKGKLHGKFSLVDLAGNERGADTCSADRQTRMEGAEINKSLLALKECIRALGQNKSHTPFRESKLTQVLRDSFIGENSRTCMIAMISPGMSSCEYTLNTLRYADRVKELSPHNGGNGELQTQMETEGEELGSNSDSASHSHSLSKDEEELSSQMSSFQEAMTQIGELEEKAIEELKEIVQKLSNWVELLETTEQPDYDLETFVNKAQHATSESIKNFYSLQDVLRALRLAMQMEEQASLQMSSHKRPQ; encoded by the exons ATGTTTTTT ATTGACTTTGAGGATGTGGCAGCCATCAACCCAGAACTTCTGCAACTGTCTCCTCTTCCTGTCCACTCAAAGGACAACCTGCCTCTGCAGGAGAATGTCACTGTCCAG aaACAAAAGCGCCGATCAACCCTCTCCAAAATCCCTGCTCCCAAAGAAG CTCCACGTGGCCGTTCTACCCGGATGTCTGCCATCGCAGAGACTCAGAGGCTCATGGCCCAGGAGAATGACATGGAAGTAGACCCCTCCTCGGCCACCAACACCAGGAACCAGTATACAATTCCCA CGGGTCTTCCTCGTGCCCCCCGTGTTGGCATGGCTGAGATCCCACTGGCTACTGTCAGTGAAGCTGCAGAAGAACAAACGTCTTCCATCCGAGGCAGCTCTGCTGCCAACCCAGCAAATTCAG TTCGAAGGAAGTCATGCctagtgaaggaaatggaaaaaatgaagacCAAACGAGAAGAAAAAAGAGCCCAGAACTCAGAAATGCGGATCAAGCGGGCACAG GAATACGACACTAGCCTGCCAAACTGGGAGTTTGCACGGATGATTAAGGAATTCCGAGCTACTCTGGACTGTCAGAGACTCACCATGACTGACCCT ATAGAGGAACATCGAATATGTGTCTGTGTTAGGAAGCGCCCTCTTAATAAGCAAG AATTGGCCAAGAAGGAGTTTGATGTGATCTCAGTTCCCAGCAAGCGCCACCTCCTAGTGCATGAACCCAAGCTGAAAGTGGACCTGACCAAGTACCTGGAGAACCAGGCTTTCCACTTCGATTTTGCCTTTGACGAAACAGCCTCCAATGAGGTTGTCTACAG GTTCACAGCCAGACCGTTGGTACAGACAATCTTTGAAGGAGGAAAGGCAACCTGCTTTGCATATGGCCAGACAGGCAGTGGCAAAACTCAT ACAATGGGCGGTGACTTCTCTGGGAAAAGCCAGAACTCATCCAAGGGCATCTACGCGTTTGCCT CAAGAGATGTCTTCATGCTAAAGAATCAGCCCCGATACAAAAACCTTGGCCTCGAAGTCTACGTGACCTTCTTTGAGATCTACAATGGCAAG CTCTTTGACCTTCTGAACAAGAAGGCCAAGCTTAGGGTACTAGAAGATGGCAAGCAGCAGGTGCAGGTGGTGGGGCTGCAGGAGCACCTGGTGAATTCTTCTGATGACGTCATCAGGATGATCGAGATGGGCAGCGCCTGCAG GACTTCAGGGCAGACATTTGCCAACGCCAGCTCTTCCCGATCCCATGCCTGCTTCCAGATCCTGCTCCGGGCCAAGGGGAAGCTGCATGGCAAGTTCTCCCTGGTGGATCTGGCTGGGAACGAGAGAGGGGCTGACACATGCAGTGCCGATCGGCAGACCCGCATGGAAGGGGCCGAGATCAATAAGAGTCTGCTAGCCTTGAAG GAGTGTATTCGGGCTCTGGGGCAGAATAAATCACACACACCATTTCGGGAAAGCAAGCTGACCCAGGTGCTCAGGGACTCCTTCATTGGGGAAAATTCCCGGACCTGCATG ATTGCCATGATCTCCCCAGGGATGAGCTCCTGTGAATATACTCTGAACACCTTGAGATATGCTGACAG GGTCAAAGAGCTGAGCCCTCACAACGGTGGGAATGGGGAACTGCAGACCCAGATGGAAACGGAGGGGGAAGAGCTTGGGTCCAACTCAGACAGTGCCAGTCACTCCCATAGT CTATCCAAGGATGAAGAGGAGCTGTCGTCCCAGATGTCCAGCTTCCAGGAGGCCATGACTCAGATTGGGGAGCTCGAGGAGAAGGCCATAGAGGAGCTCAAGGAGATCGTTCAG AAGTTGTCTAACTGGGTGGAGCTGCTGGAGACCACAGAGCAGCCAGACTATGACCTGGAGACCTTTGTGAACAAAGCTCAGCATGCTACCTCAGAGAGCATCAAGAACTTCTACAGCCTCCAAG ATGTCCTGCGTGCCCTGCGCCTGGCCATGCAGATGGAAGAGCAGGCCAGTCTGCAGATGAGCAGCCACAAACGACCTCAGTAA